From one Mycobacterium colombiense CECT 3035 genomic stretch:
- a CDS encoding virulence factor Mce family protein, with amino-acid sequence MKITGTIVKLSIFSVVLLIFTVMIIVVFGQMRFDRTNGYSAEFTNVSGLRAGQFVRASGVEVGKVDSVELVDGGKRARVKFNVDRSIPLYQSTTAQIRYLDLIGNRYLEIKRGQGEGADKVLPAGGFIPLARTQPALDLDALIGGFKPLFRALDPQKVNTIASALVTVFQGQGGTINDILDQTAQLTSQLGQRDQAIGEVIKNLNTVLDTTVRHRQQFDQTINNLEVLITGLKDHGDQLAGGTAHISNAAGTVADLLAEDRGLLHKTINYLDAVQQPLIDQQDQLQDYLKKVPTALNMIGRAIGSYGDFVNFYACDITLKINGLQAGGPVRTVRLFQQPTGRCTPQ; translated from the coding sequence ATGAAAATCACCGGAACCATTGTCAAGCTCAGCATCTTCTCGGTGGTGCTGTTGATCTTCACCGTGATGATCATCGTGGTGTTCGGTCAGATGCGGTTCGACCGCACCAACGGTTACTCGGCGGAGTTCACCAACGTCAGCGGCCTGCGCGCGGGACAGTTCGTCCGCGCGTCGGGGGTTGAGGTCGGCAAGGTCGACTCGGTGGAGCTGGTCGACGGCGGCAAGCGCGCCCGGGTGAAGTTCAACGTCGACCGCTCGATCCCGCTGTATCAGTCGACGACCGCCCAGATCCGCTACCTCGACCTGATCGGCAATCGCTACCTGGAGATCAAGCGCGGTCAGGGCGAAGGCGCCGACAAGGTGCTGCCGGCCGGCGGGTTCATCCCGTTGGCGCGCACCCAGCCGGCGCTCGACCTCGACGCTTTGATCGGTGGGTTCAAGCCGCTGTTCCGGGCGCTGGACCCGCAGAAGGTCAACACCATCGCGAGCGCGCTGGTCACCGTGTTCCAGGGCCAGGGCGGCACCATCAACGACATCCTCGATCAGACCGCGCAGCTGACCAGTCAGCTCGGCCAGCGCGACCAGGCGATCGGCGAGGTCATCAAGAACCTGAACACCGTGCTGGACACGACCGTTCGGCACCGCCAGCAGTTCGACCAGACCATCAACAACCTCGAGGTGCTGATCACCGGTCTGAAGGACCACGGCGACCAGTTGGCAGGGGGCACCGCGCACATCAGCAACGCCGCAGGCACCGTCGCCGACCTGCTCGCCGAGGACCGCGGACTGTTGCACAAGACGATTAACTACCTGGACGCGGTGCAGCAGCCGCTGATCGACCAGCAAGACCAACTGCAGGACTACCTCAAGAAGGTGCCGACCGCGTTGAACATGATCGGACGCGCCATCGGGTCCTACGGGGACTTCGTCAACTTCTATGCCTGCGACATCACCCTGAAGATCAACGGCCTGCAGGCCGGCGGCCCGGTCCGCACGGTCCGGCTGTTCCAGCAGCCGACGGGTAGGTGCACGCCGCAATGA
- a CDS encoding virulence factor Mce family protein yields the protein MAHRIRHRTWQGLVLLVAATVLSSCGWKGISNVAIPGGPGSGSGAMTIYVQVPDTLAINGNSKVMVADVFVGSIKAIQLKNWIATLTLGVDKHTKLPKNAIAKIGQTSLLGSQHVELAAPPNPSPEMLKDGDTIPLKNSSAYPTTEQTLASLSLILRGGGIPNLEVLQNEVYNIFNGRGDQIRSLLGKLDTFTNQLNQQRDDITHAIDSTNRLLTYVGGRADVLDRVLTDIPPLIKHFADTKNLLINAVDSVGRLSQSADQYLSEARGPLHTDLQALQCPLKELGRASPYLIGALKLILTQPFDIDTVPKIFRGDYINISLTLDLTYSAVDNAFLTGTGLSGALRALEQSFGRDPETMIPDVRYTPNPNDAPGGPLVERADRSQC from the coding sequence ATCGCGCACCGGATCCGCCATCGGACCTGGCAAGGGCTGGTGCTGTTGGTCGCCGCCACGGTGCTGAGCTCGTGTGGCTGGAAGGGCATCTCCAACGTCGCGATTCCGGGTGGGCCCGGCAGCGGCTCGGGGGCCATGACCATCTATGTGCAGGTGCCCGACACCCTGGCGATCAACGGCAACAGCAAGGTGATGGTCGCCGACGTGTTCGTCGGCTCGATCAAGGCCATCCAGCTGAAGAACTGGATCGCCACGCTGACGCTGGGCGTGGACAAGCACACCAAGCTGCCCAAGAACGCCATCGCCAAGATCGGCCAGACCTCGCTGCTGGGATCCCAGCACGTGGAACTCGCCGCGCCGCCGAACCCGTCGCCGGAGATGCTCAAGGACGGCGACACCATTCCGCTGAAGAACTCGTCGGCGTATCCGACCACCGAGCAGACTTTGGCCAGCCTGTCGCTGATACTGCGCGGCGGCGGCATCCCGAACCTCGAGGTGCTGCAGAACGAGGTCTACAACATCTTCAACGGCCGCGGTGACCAGATCCGGTCGCTGCTCGGCAAGCTGGACACCTTCACCAACCAGCTCAACCAGCAGCGCGATGACATCACCCACGCCATCGACTCCACCAACCGGTTGCTGACCTACGTGGGCGGCCGGGCCGACGTCCTGGACCGAGTGCTCACCGACATCCCGCCGCTGATCAAGCATTTCGCCGACACCAAGAACTTGCTGATCAACGCCGTCGACTCGGTGGGACGCCTCAGCCAGTCGGCCGACCAGTACCTGTCGGAGGCGCGCGGTCCGCTGCACACCGACCTGCAGGCGCTGCAGTGCCCGCTGAAGGAGCTCGGCCGGGCCTCGCCGTACCTGATCGGCGCGCTCAAGCTGATCCTCACCCAGCCGTTCGACATCGACACGGTCCCGAAGATCTTCCGCGGCGACTACATCAACATCTCGCTGACGCTCGACCTGACCTACAGCGCCGTCGACAACGCGTTCCTCACCGGGACCGGTTTGTCGGGAGCCCTGCGGGCGCTCGAGCAGTCGTTCGGGCGCGATCCGGAGACGATGATCCCGGACGTGCGCTACACGCCGAACCCGAATGACGCGCCGGGTGGACCGCTGGTGGAAAGGGCGGACAGAAGCCAATGCTGA
- a CDS encoding YoaK family protein, translated as MAVTSPVSERWTVAALLLLTFATGLADSISILALGHVFVANMTGNVIFLGFWLAPSTTVDLNAVAVALPTFICTTVVSGRLSRHFGVRTRTWITTVLATEITLLATLAVVAGAGLLRYQGNSKLIMIGILAVTFGLQHSSARQFGIQELSTTVLTSTIVSLGLDSRLAGGTGERHRLRIGVVATMCAGAFLGATMSRYVIAPVFAVAAAVIATSLLIFRWAPPATKTEAAVAS; from the coding sequence ATGGCTGTCACGTCACCGGTATCCGAAAGATGGACGGTAGCGGCGCTGCTGCTGTTGACCTTCGCCACCGGATTGGCCGACTCGATCAGCATCCTGGCGCTCGGCCACGTGTTCGTCGCGAACATGACCGGCAACGTGATCTTCCTCGGGTTCTGGCTGGCGCCGAGCACCACCGTCGACCTGAATGCCGTCGCGGTGGCCCTGCCGACCTTCATCTGCACCACGGTCGTCAGCGGCCGCCTGTCGCGACACTTCGGCGTGCGCACCCGAACGTGGATCACCACCGTGCTGGCGACAGAGATCACCCTGCTGGCGACGCTGGCCGTGGTGGCGGGCGCGGGACTGCTGCGCTACCAGGGGAATTCGAAGCTGATCATGATCGGCATCCTGGCGGTGACCTTCGGCTTACAGCATTCGAGCGCACGCCAGTTCGGCATCCAGGAGCTCTCCACCACGGTCCTGACGTCGACGATCGTCAGCCTCGGACTGGACAGCCGCCTGGCCGGCGGCACCGGCGAACGCCACCGGCTGCGCATCGGCGTGGTCGCCACCATGTGTGCCGGCGCCTTCCTCGGCGCGACGATGTCGAGATACGTGATCGCGCCGGTGTTCGCGGTCGCCGCGGCGGTGATAGCCACGAGCCTGCTGATCTTCCGGTGGGCACCACCGGCGACGAAAACCGAAGCGGCCGTTGCTAGTTGA
- a CDS encoding virulence factor Mce family protein yields the protein MSTIFDIRNIRLPRLSRASVIIGSLVVILALIVGYVGWRLYEKLTTNTVVAYFPAANALYPGDKVQIMGLRVGAIDKIEPVGDKMKVTFHYENQYRVPANASAVILNPTLVASRAIQLEPAYKGGPVLADNAVIPEERTQVPVEWDQLRNSITNIISKLGPTPEQPKGPFGEVIESFANGLAGKGKQFNATLTSLSQALTALNEGRGDFFAVVRSLALFVNALHNDDQQFVALNQNLADFTTRLAHSDSDLSNAIQQFDSLLTTVRPWLDQNRGVLVQDINNLETATNALLQPDPLNGLETALHVLPTAAANINQIYHPSHGSVVAIPSITNFANPMQFICSAIQAGSRLGYQESAELCAQYLSPILDAIKFNYPPFGLNLFSTAETLPKEVAYSEDRLHPPNGYKDTTVPGIWVPDTPTSHRNTQPGWIVAPGMQGQQVGPITAGLMTPDSLEELMGGPNIAPVQSNLQTPPGPPNAYDENPIVPPMGLNAPVPIQPPPPGPEVIPGPVAPTPAPVSVPAPNAGGPAAPADFGGGQ from the coding sequence TTGAGCACCATCTTTGACATCCGCAACATCCGGCTGCCGAGGCTGTCTCGGGCATCGGTGATCATCGGATCGCTGGTGGTGATCCTGGCGCTCATCGTCGGCTACGTCGGCTGGCGGCTGTACGAGAAGCTGACCACCAACACCGTGGTGGCCTACTTCCCGGCGGCCAACGCGCTGTACCCGGGCGACAAGGTCCAGATCATGGGTCTGCGGGTGGGCGCGATCGACAAGATCGAGCCGGTCGGCGACAAGATGAAGGTCACCTTCCACTACGAGAACCAGTACCGGGTGCCGGCCAACGCCTCGGCGGTCATCCTCAACCCCACCCTGGTGGCGTCGCGGGCCATCCAGCTGGAGCCGGCCTACAAGGGCGGGCCGGTGCTGGCCGACAACGCGGTGATTCCCGAAGAGCGCACCCAGGTGCCGGTGGAGTGGGACCAGCTGCGCAACAGCATCACCAACATCATCTCCAAGCTCGGCCCCACACCCGAGCAGCCGAAGGGCCCGTTCGGTGAGGTCATCGAGTCGTTCGCCAACGGGCTGGCCGGCAAGGGCAAGCAGTTCAACGCCACGCTGACCAGCCTGTCGCAGGCGCTGACCGCGCTGAACGAGGGTCGCGGCGACTTCTTCGCGGTGGTGCGCAGCCTGGCGCTGTTCGTCAACGCGCTGCACAACGACGACCAGCAGTTCGTCGCGCTCAACCAGAACCTGGCGGACTTCACCACGCGGCTGGCGCATTCCGACAGCGACCTGTCCAACGCCATCCAGCAGTTCGACAGCCTGCTCACCACCGTGCGGCCCTGGCTGGACCAGAACCGCGGGGTGCTGGTCCAGGACATCAATAACCTGGAAACGGCGACGAACGCGCTGCTGCAACCGGATCCGCTGAATGGGCTGGAGACCGCGCTGCACGTGCTGCCGACGGCCGCGGCGAACATCAACCAGATCTATCACCCGTCGCACGGCTCGGTGGTGGCCATCCCGTCGATCACCAACTTCGCGAACCCGATGCAGTTCATCTGTAGTGCGATCCAGGCCGGCAGCCGGTTGGGCTACCAGGAGTCGGCCGAACTGTGCGCGCAGTACCTGTCGCCGATTCTCGACGCGATCAAGTTCAACTACCCGCCGTTCGGGTTGAACCTGTTCAGCACGGCCGAGACGCTGCCGAAGGAGGTCGCCTACTCCGAGGACCGGCTGCACCCGCCAAACGGCTATAAGGACACCACCGTCCCGGGCATCTGGGTGCCGGACACCCCGACGTCGCACCGCAACACCCAGCCGGGCTGGATCGTCGCCCCGGGCATGCAGGGGCAGCAGGTCGGGCCGATCACCGCGGGCCTGATGACGCCGGACTCGCTGGAAGAGCTGATGGGTGGGCCGAACATCGCGCCCGTCCAGTCGAACCTGCAGACCCCGCCGGGTCCGCCGAACGCCTACGACGAGAACCCGATCGTGCCGCCCATGGGGCTGAACGCTCCGGTGCCGATCCAGCCGCCACCGCCGGGGCCGGAGGTGATCCCGGGCCCGGTCGCTCCGACGCCGGCCCCGGTGTCCGTGCCCGCCCCGAACGCGGGCGGTCCGGCGGCACCCGCTGACTTTGGAGGTGGCCAGTGA
- a CDS encoding phosphodiester glycosidase family protein, with product MLAERAIVLTRRASFRRLVACCAAVVACVALAVTSGQPLALAADGRDLLANAIGGTRGSYLVYNFGPGHPAPMLNAGGSWYEMNNGGHLMIIKNAAGRLSPHLLVDTHRGDQARCENNPGARTGEGLWQASELYAPLQAWQRMGQPTIAINANFFDVRGQKGGSWRQTGCSSPLGAFVDNTQGQGRANQAVTGTAAYPGKQGLSGGGESWSALSTMILPSGGAPYVVWPRTKSDYDAATPVVADLLNKNEKFVAVSGIGLLAPGNTGQLHDGGPSAARTAIAYARQKDEMYIFEGGNYTPDNMQDLFRGLGSDNAVLLDGGGSSAIVLRRDTGGMWAGAGSPRGSCDTRQVLCDSHERALPSWLAFN from the coding sequence ATCCTGGCGGAAAGGGCTATCGTGCTGACCCGACGCGCCAGCTTCCGCCGGCTGGTGGCGTGCTGCGCCGCCGTCGTTGCCTGCGTCGCGCTGGCCGTCACCTCCGGGCAGCCCCTTGCCCTCGCCGCCGACGGCCGCGACCTGCTCGCCAACGCCATCGGCGGCACCCGCGGTTCCTACCTGGTCTACAACTTCGGCCCCGGCCATCCCGCGCCGATGCTCAACGCCGGTGGCAGCTGGTATGAGATGAACAACGGCGGCCACCTGATGATCATCAAGAACGCGGCGGGACGCCTGTCGCCGCACCTGCTGGTCGACACGCACCGGGGCGATCAGGCGCGGTGCGAAAACAATCCGGGCGCCCGCACCGGCGAGGGCCTCTGGCAGGCCTCGGAGCTGTATGCGCCGCTGCAGGCCTGGCAGCGCATGGGCCAGCCGACCATCGCGATCAACGCCAACTTCTTCGACGTCCGCGGCCAGAAGGGCGGCTCGTGGCGCCAGACCGGTTGCAGCTCACCACTGGGCGCCTTCGTCGACAACACCCAGGGGCAGGGCCGCGCCAACCAGGCGGTCACCGGGACCGCCGCCTATCCCGGCAAGCAGGGGCTGTCCGGTGGCGGCGAAAGCTGGAGCGCCCTGTCCACCATGATCCTGCCGTCCGGCGGCGCCCCCTATGTGGTGTGGCCCAGGACCAAGAGCGACTACGACGCCGCCACCCCGGTGGTGGCCGACCTGCTCAACAAGAACGAGAAGTTCGTCGCGGTCTCGGGCATCGGGCTGCTGGCGCCCGGCAACACCGGGCAGCTGCACGACGGCGGGCCCAGCGCGGCCAGAACGGCCATCGCCTACGCCAGGCAAAAGGACGAGATGTACATCTTCGAGGGCGGCAACTACACCCCGGACAACATGCAGGACCTGTTCCGCGGCCTGGGCAGCGACAACGCGGTGCTGCTCGACGGCGGCGGCTCGTCGGCCATCGTGTTGCGCCGCGACACCGGGGGCATGTGGGCCGGCGCGGGATCACCGCGCGGATCGTGCGACACCCGCCAGGTGCTCTGCGATTCACATGAGCGCGCGCTGCCCAGCTGGCTGGCATTCAACTAG
- a CDS encoding virulence factor Mce family protein, translating to MRTLEPPNRLRIGLMGIVVTVLVIGVGQSFTSVPMLMAKPHYYGQFSDTGGLSKGDKVRIAGVDVGKVEGLKIDGDHILVQFNTGTATFGTESRIAVKTDTILGKKILELEARGNQPLRPGATLPIGQSTTPYQIYDAFFDVTKAAQGWDIDTVKRSLHVLSQTIDQTYPHLSPALEGVEKFSDTIGKRDEEVKHLLAQANQVAGILGNRSDQIDRLLVNTKTLLAAFNERGQAINALLGNIAAFSEQVKGLINDNPNLNHVLEQLRTVSDILVQRKDDLANGFTEVGKFLPSLNEAIASGPFFKVVLHNLALYQISQPWVDAAFKKRGIDPENFWRSAGLPAYRFPDPNGTRFPNGAPPPAPPVLEGTPDHPGPAVPPGSPCSYTPANPGGNVTVGDEGLPRPWNPLPCAGATSGPFGGPGFPAPVDVMTSPPNPAGLPPTPGIPIAGRPGDPPPDVPGTPVPLPAQAPPGARTENLAPAGPVPPPSTFAPGFPPGPAAPPGPGNQLPAPFINPGGAGGSGAAGGGSQN from the coding sequence ATGAGAACACTGGAACCACCCAACCGGCTTCGCATCGGGCTGATGGGCATCGTCGTGACGGTGCTGGTGATCGGCGTGGGGCAAAGTTTCACCAGTGTCCCGATGTTGATGGCCAAACCGCACTACTATGGCCAGTTCTCCGACACCGGTGGCCTCAGCAAAGGCGACAAAGTGCGCATCGCCGGCGTGGACGTCGGCAAGGTGGAGGGCCTCAAGATCGACGGCGACCACATCCTGGTCCAATTCAATACCGGCACAGCAACGTTCGGCACCGAGAGCCGGATCGCAGTCAAGACCGACACCATCCTCGGAAAGAAGATCCTCGAACTCGAGGCGCGCGGCAACCAGCCGCTACGACCCGGGGCGACGCTGCCGATCGGCCAAAGCACCACCCCCTACCAGATTTACGACGCCTTCTTCGACGTCACCAAGGCCGCCCAGGGCTGGGACATCGACACCGTCAAGCGGTCGCTGCACGTGCTGTCGCAGACCATCGACCAGACCTACCCGCACCTGAGCCCGGCGCTGGAAGGCGTGGAGAAGTTCTCCGACACCATCGGCAAGCGCGACGAAGAGGTCAAGCACCTGCTCGCCCAGGCCAATCAGGTGGCCGGCATCCTCGGTAACCGCAGCGACCAGATCGACCGGTTGCTGGTCAACACCAAGACCCTGCTGGCCGCCTTCAACGAGCGCGGCCAGGCCATCAACGCGCTGCTGGGCAACATCGCCGCGTTCTCCGAACAGGTCAAGGGCCTGATCAACGACAACCCGAACCTGAACCACGTGCTGGAGCAGCTGCGCACGGTGAGCGACATCCTGGTGCAGCGCAAAGACGACCTGGCCAACGGTTTCACCGAGGTCGGCAAGTTCCTGCCCTCGCTGAACGAGGCCATCGCGTCGGGACCGTTCTTCAAGGTGGTCCTGCACAACCTGGCCCTGTACCAGATTTCGCAGCCGTGGGTCGACGCCGCCTTCAAGAAGCGTGGCATCGACCCGGAGAACTTCTGGCGCAGTGCGGGGTTGCCGGCCTACCGGTTCCCCGACCCCAACGGCACCCGGTTCCCCAACGGCGCGCCGCCGCCGGCGCCGCCGGTGCTCGAGGGCACGCCCGATCACCCGGGTCCGGCCGTCCCCCCGGGATCGCCGTGCTCGTACACGCCGGCCAACCCGGGCGGCAACGTCACGGTGGGCGACGAGGGCCTGCCGCGGCCGTGGAATCCGTTGCCGTGCGCGGGTGCGACGTCGGGCCCGTTCGGTGGGCCGGGCTTCCCGGCTCCGGTCGACGTGATGACGTCGCCGCCGAACCCCGCGGGTCTGCCGCCGACGCCGGGCATCCCGATCGCGGGCCGGCCGGGTGACCCGCCGCCCGACGTGCCGGGCACACCGGTGCCGCTGCCGGCGCAGGCGCCCCCGGGCGCGCGCACCGAGAACCTCGCACCGGCCGGACCGGTGCCGCCGCCGTCGACGTTCGCGCCGGGATTCCCGCCGGGACCCGCGGCGCCGCCCGGGCCGGGCAACCAACTGCCGGCACCGTTCATCAATCCCGGCGGAGCCGGAGGCAGTGGCGCAGCGGGGGGAGGTAGCCAGAATTGA
- a CDS encoding RDD family protein, with protein MTVVVEQTAPTATQESPREALAPWHSRVGAFAVDTLPGIAVITTMALVSVTVPAGGLWWWTCISVIGVVFTLTWVNRLLLHAVTGWSLGRGLLGIAVVGRSGEAVGPWWLLFRDLLHLLDTVSIVGWLWPLWDSRRRTFADMLARTEVRPLEPGTAPAHIRRWAAAAVSSAVALCLAGAAISFFVVYTTDRATDQTRAQIATQGPKIVAQMLTYDPKSLHDDFARALSLATDKYRPQLAAQQDLVQKGHPVINEYWVTNSSIESASPHRATMLLFMQGRRGIGPEQRYISATVRVNFTNGGGNTWRVDDLNVLTKPKQPGGGK; from the coding sequence GTGACGGTGGTGGTCGAACAGACTGCACCGACGGCAACCCAGGAGTCACCGCGGGAAGCCTTGGCGCCCTGGCATTCTCGAGTTGGCGCATTCGCCGTCGACACGCTGCCGGGCATCGCCGTCATCACCACGATGGCGTTGGTTTCCGTCACCGTGCCGGCGGGTGGCCTCTGGTGGTGGACATGCATTTCCGTGATCGGGGTCGTCTTTACGCTGACCTGGGTCAATCGGTTGTTGCTGCATGCGGTCACCGGGTGGAGCTTGGGACGCGGACTGCTCGGGATCGCGGTGGTGGGGCGCAGCGGCGAAGCTGTAGGCCCGTGGTGGTTGCTCTTCAGGGACTTATTGCACCTGCTCGACACCGTCTCGATCGTGGGATGGCTTTGGCCCCTGTGGGATTCACGCCGCCGCACGTTCGCCGACATGCTGGCGCGCACCGAAGTGCGCCCCCTGGAACCGGGCACGGCGCCGGCCCACATCCGGCGCTGGGCGGCGGCCGCCGTGTCGAGCGCGGTCGCGCTGTGTCTGGCCGGGGCCGCGATCAGCTTTTTCGTGGTGTACACCACGGACCGGGCGACCGATCAGACCCGCGCCCAGATCGCCACGCAGGGGCCGAAGATTGTCGCCCAGATGCTGACGTATGACCCCAAGTCGCTGCACGACGACTTCGCCCGGGCGCTGTCGCTGGCGACCGACAAATACCGCCCCCAGCTGGCCGCCCAGCAGGACCTGGTGCAAAAGGGGCACCCGGTCATCAACGAGTACTGGGTCACCAACAGCTCGATCGAATCGGCGAGCCCGCACCGGGCGACGATGCTGCTGTTCATGCAGGGCCGGCGCGGCATCGGGCCCGAGCAGCGCTACATCAGCGCCACCGTGCGGGTGAACTTCACCAACGGCGGCGGAAACACTTGGCGCGTCGACGATCTCAACGTGCTGACCAAGCCGAAGCAGCCCGGGGGAGGAAAATGA
- a CDS encoding virulence factor Mce family protein, whose amino-acid sequence MLTPFIRRQLIAFGVLTVISLLVLGIYYLQIPSLVGIGRYTLKADLPASGGLYPTANVTYRGITIGKVTDVEPTEHGAQATMSIDSHYKIPIDATANVHSVSAVGEQYLDLTSSGNPGKYLADGQTITKGTVPAEIGPALDTANRGLSVLPKEKIGQLLDETAQSVGGLGPNLQRLVDATQAIVGDFKNQMTDVNDIIQNSGPVLDSQAKSSDNIERWARNLNRLGAQSAQEDQHLKSLLRQAAPTADQVNSVFSDVRDSLPQTLANLEVVFDLLKRYHTGVEQVLVFLPQGASIAQTVAAPFPNMAALDLALSINQPPPCLTGFIPAPEWRSPADTSMQPLPTGTYCKIPMDTPANSVRGSRNIPCTDIPGKRAATPRECRDPKPYVPAGTNPWYGDPNQTLTCPAPSARCDQPVKPGMVIPAPSVDNGLNPAPSDRVAGTPPPTSDPLSRPGSGTVQCNGQQPNPCVYKPSGPPSAIYSPQSGELVGPDGVKYSVENSTRTGDDGWKEMLAPAG is encoded by the coding sequence ATGCTGACTCCCTTCATTCGACGCCAGCTGATCGCCTTCGGGGTCCTGACCGTCATCTCGCTGCTGGTGCTCGGGATCTACTACCTGCAGATCCCGAGCCTGGTGGGCATCGGCCGCTACACCCTGAAGGCCGACCTGCCCGCCTCGGGCGGCCTGTACCCGACGGCGAACGTCACCTATCGCGGCATCACCATCGGCAAGGTGACCGACGTCGAGCCCACCGAGCACGGCGCCCAGGCGACGATGAGCATCGACAGCCACTACAAGATCCCGATCGACGCCACGGCCAACGTGCACTCCGTCTCGGCCGTCGGTGAGCAGTACCTGGACCTGACGTCGAGCGGGAACCCCGGCAAGTACCTGGCCGACGGGCAGACCATCACCAAGGGCACCGTGCCCGCCGAGATCGGGCCCGCCCTGGACACGGCGAACCGCGGGCTGTCGGTGCTGCCGAAGGAGAAGATCGGCCAGCTCCTCGACGAGACGGCGCAATCCGTCGGCGGGCTGGGCCCCAACCTGCAGCGGTTGGTCGACGCGACGCAGGCGATCGTCGGCGACTTCAAGAACCAGATGACCGACGTCAACGACATCATCCAGAATTCCGGGCCGGTGCTGGACAGCCAGGCCAAGTCGAGTGACAACATTGAGCGCTGGGCACGCAACCTGAACAGGCTGGGCGCCCAGTCCGCGCAGGAGGATCAACACCTGAAAAGCCTGCTGCGCCAGGCGGCGCCGACGGCCGACCAGGTCAACTCGGTCTTCAGCGACGTCCGGGATTCGCTGCCGCAGACGCTGGCCAACCTCGAGGTCGTCTTCGACCTGCTCAAGCGCTACCACACCGGCGTCGAGCAGGTCCTGGTGTTCCTCCCGCAGGGCGCGTCGATCGCCCAGACGGTGGCCGCGCCGTTCCCGAACATGGCCGCGCTCGACCTGGCGCTGTCGATCAACCAGCCGCCACCGTGTCTGACCGGGTTCATCCCGGCCCCGGAGTGGCGTTCGCCCGCCGACACCAGCATGCAGCCGTTGCCCACGGGCACGTACTGCAAGATCCCGATGGACACCCCGGCGAACAGCGTGCGCGGGTCGCGCAACATCCCGTGCACGGACATTCCGGGCAAGCGGGCCGCGACTCCGCGGGAATGCCGCGACCCCAAGCCGTATGTGCCGGCGGGTACCAACCCCTGGTACGGCGACCCCAACCAGACCCTGACCTGCCCCGCGCCGTCCGCGCGCTGTGACCAGCCGGTGAAGCCGGGCATGGTGATCCCGGCGCCGTCGGTGGACAACGGGCTCAACCCGGCACCCTCGGACCGCGTCGCGGGCACACCCCCGCCCACCAGCGATCCGTTGTCGCGGCCGGGGTCGGGTACCGTGCAGTGCAATGGCCAGCAGCCCAACCCCTGTGTCTACAAACCCAGCGGGCCTCCCTCGGCGATCTACAGTCCCCAAAGCGGTGAACTGGTAGGGCCAGACGGAGTTAAATACTCCGTCGAGAACTCGACCAGAACAGGAGACGATGGATGGAAGGAGATGCTGGCACCAGCCGGCTGA